From the Onychostoma macrolepis isolate SWU-2019 chromosome 13, ASM1243209v1, whole genome shotgun sequence genome, the window tgtacttGGCACAAAATTAGCTTCTCTCTCTTGacatttttcatctaatttaatatacacaaatacaagACCATTCAGAATAACTTCCTTGTTATTTTCAGAAATACCTGTCGCATGTGTCAGCAAGACGAATCATCAGGTTCCCTGTCCTTGGATTGTAGCACACATCCTGAATGGGTGCATCTCCTACTACGGCCTGAAAATGCACATAAAAGCTTGTTTTTccttatgtcattttaaaaaatctaacatAATGTTAAATTACTCACTGGCTAACTTACTTTCAAAAGATCCTTGATTTCATGTTGATCCtgcaaataaaacatacaaaactaaTTGATTTATCATGAAAGGCTATATGAGTTTTATTGAAGAAAGGGTCCACAAGGTGTGTTTTGGTCATACCTGGGGGTTTGGTTTGTTTAAGGGAAAGTCCATTATTAGAGATTCTTCATGCTGACGCACATAAAGCTCCCCACTCAACGTCTCAAACACCAGTACAGGGTTGACATTTTCTGTGTGATGACATTGTGCTTTTAGAATAGTCACAGTCCATTGTCTTAATTATTAATGTAAGAACAAGTGTTTCTTACTTTTCATGTAAAAGAGCACTGCTGCTGAGGCCAGTGTTGCATGTCCACATAGTGGGACCTCAGTTGTGGGAGTAAACCATCGTAATCCAAACTTTGCAcctttcaaaatacataaaatcattttacaacaaatgaaagagttttttgtatgtatattaaagaaagaaatagcTTTCCACCAAGTGGAACTATTGTAGATACTAAAAGGTATGTATAAGTACTAAAGCAGACATGTAAATCAGACCTGAAGAAAAATCCATAGAATTCCTTCTTGTGATGAAAGCAGTCTCTGATAAATTCATCTCAGCAGCAATGCTCTGATAAAGATCATCTCGTAGCTCCTACATGTATTACAGAGaaacaatttataatattatacagTGCAAGCACATTtagattttgaataaattatctATAAACTGTGTAGATAACATACATAGAAGACTGTCTTATGTAGTGTAATACTTACATTCTCTATGAGACATACTGCAGCAGGATTACCTTTAAAAGGCACATTGGTAAAAGCATCAACAGTAAATATTGGAATTTCCATTGATTACAGCTCTTCAGCTCTCAGGTTTTTTCTTGCACcttttaagtatttttagaGCTGTATTTGAAATCAAGTTAGACTTTGACCCTAATGACATAGCAGCTCACTTTAACCTTAAAGGTACAGACTCAAGATTTTGAAATGTCTTTTTAGACTGACTTTTTACTGTGATGTGATCTGTAAAATAGAGTGGAAGAGATAATATtggtaatttattatttaaaaaaaaaaaataatacatataaggggtgtaacgatacatGTATTTGTACCGAACCGTACGGACATCTCGGTTGAGGCCTTacaacgaatacaggcaattcaccctcaATTccgaagggggcgcccgcagtaatgcaacgctgtttgataaccggcagcagaagaacagcgaatgccatgagttgcgcacttgaaaccAAAGCCCACTAAACAGTGACCaagtgctgattctgaacgcgtctcAGTCTGCAGCAAGGAGTACTTGGACAAAGGAGTATAATTTAAAGGGGGGtacaatgctgtttcatgcattcAGACTTGTTTAaactgttaaagagttggatttTCATGCTAAGCATGgacaaagtttcaaaaaacaatTTGACGTATAACAgagtatttctgtgccaaaaatCTTACTTCCGGGTTCGTACACGTTTTGGAGAGATCTTTTTGCGATCGTGGCTCTTCATGACGTAAACGAGGGTGGAACTCCTTATATGGGCATTTCTCCCGGAAGAACGTGCCCGTGCACGCATAGACCAGAGCGGGAGCGAGAGCGCGCCCATGAACGCGCTTCATTCGGCTACACTGCACGGGACTCGCTCGGGAAGAATGTCtctaaagaagtgtgtttttagttgtgagggaaagataaccttgttcagcttACCTAAGAACCCAGTGTTAAGTAAACAGTGGATACAGTTTGTTTTTTCGGGGGAGTAACAGAGTttctcaagtgtgtttgttgacgaacgttttataaacaaggcccagttcgATGCtgcattttcacttttttttttctttatttataaagcactttcACGCAACTACCAGTTGATTCAAAGTGTTGTACAAtccaactaaaataaaacagataagaGACAACAgaacatcaaaacacagcataaCAATACAATTGACATGGCTAGACAAAAGCTATTGACAGAAGATGTTTTTTAAGCCAACATTTAAATACAGGCAAAGAGGGCGCAGCTCTGATAGAAGCTGGTAATTTGTTCCATAGACTAGGACCAGCAACATCGAAAGCTCGATCACCTCTGCAATGGAACCTAGATCTAGGAACAGAGAGGAGGCCAAGATTACTGGATCTTAGGGACCTATTTGGTTTATAAGTAGAGATTGCCTCGGAGAGATATGATGGAGCTGATATTATCATATCATATCGGAGAGATATTGATTTTgcagtgatttaaaaacaaaagttaaaattttaaaagtaattctaGATTTGACTGGTAACCAGTTTAGGGAAATAAGAATGGGCGAGATGTGGTCCACCCTTCGTCTGCCTGCAATCAATCAAAAAGAACACCAAGATTTTAGCACAGGGTGTGAAGTAGAAAAAGAGATGACCAAAATGAAGAACTTAGTCTTCatatcccaggtgaaaaagacgtagtattaaatgtattaaaaatatacttgaaattcaagtagtatgtttataatacatttgtattcccaacatgcttatttgaagtgcattaaaaatatactgaattgcattttaatatatttctaaaaagtatgcTAGAAGtactttggtaataaatatattcttagttacacttttaaggaatatactaaacacaagcatacttttagtgacgttttagtgtatttacagaaaacacactTGTGTTACTCTTAATTAacttttaatgtactttatattgcagtaggcctacacatagttataatttaaatatttatgtatttataattttaatatttggaaaagtacgatattttgaaaaacatttttacatttacaatgtacaaacctttgtcaaatattattaaccatattttaaataccattgcagtatttaaaatatgttgtttaatatgggttatgctactttggtttattaggctgttgttcattacatgatacattaattgtaataagctaggtgtttataaacttgttcaagcttgacgccattattttctaatatacatttcaattcccacaaggatttcaacatcatatctgatACCAATGAAGTATTTACAGGCC encodes:
- the LOC131552391 gene encoding phenazine biosynthesis-like domain-containing protein — protein: MEIPIFTVDAFTNVPFKGNPAAVCLIENELRDDLYQSIAAEMNLSETAFITRRNSMDFSSGAKFGLRWFTPTTEVPLCGHATLASAAVLFYMKKNVNPVLVFETLSGELYVRQHEESLIMDFPLNKPNPQDQHEIKDLLKAVVGDAPIQDVCYNPRTGNLMIRLADTCDRSELTSLKPEAEALLKNDSTGKIKGVIVTMKGAPTAQPGYDFYSRYFAPWLGVLEDPVCGSAHTVLAAYWSEKLNKKKMLAYQCSSRGGELGLEIRDDGRLNISGRAQIVLQGTLKI